The following coding sequences lie in one Funiculus sociatus GB2-C1 genomic window:
- a CDS encoding FmdB family zinc ribbon protein, giving the protein MPLYEFRCESCGVFEEWLKMSEALNPKLCPTCDRISKRVYSAPGLITTPSALRRRVEQSAEPTIAKRSQATEPSSSKYHNHHHARPWMIGH; this is encoded by the coding sequence ATGCCACTTTACGAATTTCGATGTGAAAGCTGCGGTGTTTTTGAGGAATGGTTGAAGATGAGTGAAGCGCTTAATCCTAAGCTGTGTCCTACTTGCGATCGCATCTCCAAACGGGTTTACTCAGCACCAGGACTGATTACAACACCTTCGGCTTTACGGCGGCGGGTGGAGCAAAGTGCAGAACCAACGATAGCGAAGCGATCGCAAGCAACAGAACCATCATCCTCTAAGTACCACAATCATCATCATGCACGCCCTTGGATGATAGGTCATTAA
- the fmdA gene encoding formamidase: MPEVLFKVDLKKPFTEQDIVGHNRWHPDIPAVVSVNPGDVFRIECKDWTDGQIGNNDSSDDVRDVDLSVVHVLSGPIHVNGAEPGDILVVDLLDVGTLPDYEWGFTGIFARENGGGFLTDHYPTAQKAIWDIQGIYTKSRHIPDVKFAGIPHPGLIGCAPSHELLAKWNKREAELVASGGPVWKPEIPALAELPNPKNAILGSLKGAEYDRVAKEAARTVPPREHGGNCDIKNLSKGSRIYFPVYVEGAKLSMGDIHFSQGDGEISFCGAIEMAGYIDLHVELIKGGVEKYALTNPIFKPGPVEPRYSEYLVFEGISVDEFTGKQYYLDAHVAYRRACLNAIEYFKKFGYTGEQMYLLLGSAPCEGRISGIVDIPNACCTIAVPTAIFERNVLPT; this comes from the coding sequence ATGCCTGAAGTTCTCTTCAAAGTAGACCTAAAAAAGCCATTTACAGAACAGGATATCGTTGGTCATAATCGCTGGCATCCTGATATTCCGGCAGTAGTTTCTGTTAATCCTGGCGATGTATTCCGCATAGAATGCAAAGATTGGACAGACGGACAAATTGGAAACAATGATAGTTCTGACGATGTTCGAGATGTAGATTTGTCAGTTGTTCATGTTTTGAGCGGGCCAATTCATGTTAATGGTGCCGAACCGGGAGATATTCTTGTAGTTGACCTGTTGGACGTGGGAACACTTCCCGATTACGAATGGGGTTTTACTGGTATTTTTGCCAGAGAAAATGGCGGCGGTTTCCTCACAGATCACTATCCAACAGCACAGAAAGCAATCTGGGATATTCAAGGAATTTATACAAAATCCCGTCATATTCCCGATGTGAAATTTGCGGGAATTCCACACCCTGGTTTGATTGGTTGCGCCCCCTCCCACGAACTGTTAGCGAAGTGGAACAAACGAGAAGCTGAACTGGTAGCAAGTGGGGGCCCGGTTTGGAAACCGGAAATTCCTGCTTTGGCAGAATTACCAAACCCGAAAAATGCCATTCTTGGATCGTTGAAAGGTGCAGAATATGACCGAGTGGCGAAAGAAGCAGCACGCACTGTTCCACCCCGCGAACATGGTGGAAACTGCGATATCAAAAATTTGTCAAAAGGTTCGCGGATTTACTTCCCCGTTTATGTTGAAGGCGCGAAACTTTCAATGGGAGATATTCATTTTTCCCAAGGTGACGGCGAAATCTCATTTTGTGGCGCAATTGAGATGGCTGGGTACATCGATCTTCATGTGGAATTAATTAAGGGTGGTGTAGAAAAGTACGCGCTAACTAACCCTATTTTTAAGCCGGGGCCAGTTGAACCTCGTTACTCAGAGTATTTAGTGTTTGAGGGAATTTCAGTTGACGAATTTACAGGTAAACAATATTACCTGGATGCTCACGTTGCTTATAGGCGGGCTTGTTTAAATGCTATTGAGTACTTCAAAAAGTTTGGTTACACGGGCGAACAGATGTATTTGTTGTTGGGTTCGGCACCCTGTGAAGGTCGAATTAGTGGGATTGTAGATATTCCAAATGCTTGTTGTACGATTGCGGTTCCAACGGCAATTTTTGAACGGAATGTTCTGCCAACTTAG
- a CDS encoding ATP-binding protein, whose translation MLQRLQKLKPKLLIFTFGASLLPVMFLSAVAWRFVQQPLVDLEKTRLDDQVLAFRGYTAATEKGLQNLSSGYALWSDLFNAIRQKDRNWIKKEVSDQLLLSTDVDAVEVISSSGEVLGERGDALRIPTVVERVRALTTTGKFEAELIDTRSNQMLLLSVAPIYRSDATGKSPGTLILGQNLDEVWLRKFLNFSQPTTKLKIISLDGKPLVSSYAQANIDSWETTNLKSQVLPQIKKGEPVYRIEPGSGLNTIYAPITSGDKPIAIAKIQIVSKYFNQASINLSRAIAVGLVLAIMLSVAIAHLLYKQIGQPIIQLAERSKTLAAGDLSSPIPGIHAGGELSQLANAYQEMAQALKTLIDNLEHRVAERTQELEQARQTLEDRVHKRTHELWKKNYQLQQTQDRLEHLNKELTIKAEQLSQALSQLKTAQSQLIQTEKMSGLGQLVAGIAHEFNNPINFIYANLVYVNGYTEELLELINLYEKRYPDPEIKEHTEAIDLDFLTTDLPKVIGSMRSGADRVREIVQCLQNFSRLDQSGIKRVNIHEGIDNTLLILQHRLHSSGDSIEGDSLNIEVIKQYGNLPLVECYPAQLNQVFMNILVNAIDELKNLKPHPNKQITINTEVGERNQILITIKDNGSGIPLKIQSKVFDPFFTTKPVGKGVGLGLTVSYEIIEQHQGKIKIISEPGQGTEVVIELPQEIKQYS comes from the coding sequence ATGTTACAGCGGCTGCAAAAGCTTAAACCAAAGCTGCTAATTTTTACCTTTGGAGCATCATTACTGCCAGTCATGTTCCTGAGTGCTGTGGCGTGGCGATTTGTGCAGCAGCCGCTTGTTGACTTAGAAAAAACCAGGCTCGACGATCAAGTATTAGCCTTTCGCGGATACACAGCTGCTACTGAGAAAGGGTTACAAAATTTATCCTCAGGCTATGCGCTTTGGAGCGATCTGTTTAATGCCATTAGGCAGAAAGATCGGAATTGGATCAAAAAAGAGGTATCAGATCAACTCCTGCTGTCTACCGATGTAGATGCGGTGGAAGTGATTAGTAGTTCTGGAGAGGTTTTGGGAGAGCGGGGTGACGCTTTGCGGATTCCTACTGTGGTTGAACGAGTCAGAGCCTTAACCACAACTGGCAAGTTTGAGGCGGAATTGATTGATACTAGATCGAATCAAATGTTGCTGCTATCAGTAGCGCCCATCTACCGCAGCGACGCTACAGGTAAATCACCCGGAACTTTGATTTTGGGTCAGAATTTAGATGAAGTGTGGTTGCGTAAATTTCTCAATTTCTCCCAACCAACTACTAAGCTAAAAATCATTTCTTTAGATGGTAAGCCGCTAGTTTCTAGCTATGCCCAAGCCAACATCGACTCTTGGGAAACGACTAATTTAAAGTCGCAGGTATTACCGCAAATTAAAAAAGGCGAACCAGTTTATCGAATTGAACCGGGGTCTGGTTTGAATACAATTTATGCTCCCATCACTTCGGGAGATAAACCTATAGCAATTGCCAAAATTCAGATTGTCTCCAAGTATTTTAATCAAGCATCCATCAACCTCAGCCGCGCGATCGCGGTTGGGTTGGTTTTAGCTATTATGCTTTCAGTAGCGATCGCGCATCTACTTTACAAACAAATCGGCCAACCGATTATCCAACTAGCAGAACGTAGCAAAACCCTAGCTGCTGGCGATTTGAGTTCCCCAATTCCCGGTATTCATGCAGGTGGAGAACTCAGTCAACTTGCTAATGCCTATCAAGAAATGGCCCAAGCGCTCAAAACTCTAATTGACAACCTAGAGCATCGAGTTGCAGAACGCACTCAGGAACTAGAGCAAGCGCGTCAAACATTAGAAGACCGAGTGCATAAGCGAACGCACGAGCTTTGGAAAAAGAATTACCAATTGCAGCAAACTCAGGATCGACTAGAGCATCTTAACAAGGAATTAACTATCAAAGCTGAACAATTGAGCCAAGCCTTATCTCAGTTAAAAACAGCACAATCTCAACTGATTCAAACTGAAAAAATGTCTGGTTTAGGTCAATTAGTTGCGGGAATTGCTCACGAGTTTAACAATCCTATTAATTTTATCTACGCCAACCTAGTTTATGTCAATGGTTACACAGAAGAGTTACTTGAACTCATAAACCTATACGAAAAACGCTACCCAGATCCGGAAATTAAAGAACATACAGAAGCAATTGATCTGGATTTTTTAACCACCGATCTGCCTAAAGTAATAGGTTCAATGAGGTCAGGCGCTGACCGAGTTCGGGAGATTGTCCAGTGCTTGCAAAACTTCTCCCGCCTCGACCAATCCGGTATCAAGCGTGTTAATATTCACGAGGGAATTGATAACACATTGCTGATTTTGCAGCATCGCTTACATTCTTCAGGCGACAGCATAGAAGGCGACAGTCTCAATATTGAAGTGATTAAGCAATACGGTAACTTGCCATTAGTGGAATGTTATCCGGCGCAGCTAAATCAGGTCTTTATGAATATCCTTGTCAATGCCATTGATGAATTAAAAAATCTCAAACCCCACCCTAATAAACAAATTACTATTAATACGGAAGTTGGGGAAAGAAACCAAATCTTAATTACAATCAAAGATAACGGTTCTGGTATTCCTTTAAAAATTCAGTCGAAGGTGTTTGACCCATTCTTCACAACAAAACCTGTTGGCAAAGGCGTAGGTTTAGGATTAACGGTTTCCTATGAGATTATCGAACAGCATCAAGGAAAAATTAAAATAATTTCTGAACCAGGACAGGGAACAGAAGTAGTAATTGAGTTACCGCAGGAAATTAAACAATACAGTTGA
- a CDS encoding urease accessory protein UreD, with protein MNAGWHGKLNLVYAQRGGTTQLIHSQHQAPLKVQRPFYPEGEEVCHSVILHTAGGVVGGDRLSINLHLEDNARTLITTAAAGKIYRSNGLQARQNIEIEVNAGAGVEWLPQETIIFDGAIYRQDLRVELALGATWLGWEITRFGRSARGERFCSGEWRSHTEIWQQGHPLWIERLWLPASEEIFNSPHGLAGQPVVASLAWVGQSVSSEIVEKARNLWQGQPHQAGVTRLPLGLLCRYRGSSTAQVRKWFTDIWHLLRLSFSERPACIPRVWQI; from the coding sequence ATGAACGCTGGATGGCATGGCAAACTTAACTTAGTGTACGCTCAACGGGGAGGTACTACCCAGCTAATCCACTCTCAACATCAAGCGCCCCTGAAGGTGCAGCGACCGTTTTATCCTGAAGGAGAAGAGGTTTGTCATAGTGTGATTTTGCATACAGCTGGGGGAGTTGTGGGAGGCGATCGCTTATCCATCAACTTGCACCTCGAAGACAATGCACGAACCTTAATCACCACAGCAGCCGCAGGTAAAATTTATCGCAGTAATGGGCTACAGGCAAGACAAAATATTGAAATTGAGGTAAATGCTGGTGCTGGTGTGGAGTGGCTACCGCAGGAAACTATTATTTTTGATGGTGCGATTTATCGACAAGACTTGAGAGTAGAATTAGCTCTAGGAGCAACCTGGCTCGGTTGGGAGATTACGCGGTTTGGTCGCAGTGCTAGGGGAGAAAGATTTTGCTCTGGAGAGTGGCGATCGCATACCGAAATCTGGCAGCAAGGACACCCCCTCTGGATCGAACGGCTTTGGCTACCCGCAAGCGAAGAAATCTTCAACAGTCCTCACGGCTTGGCAGGACAGCCAGTTGTCGCCAGTCTCGCTTGGGTGGGACAATCGGTGTCATCGGAAATTGTAGAAAAGGCGCGAAACTTGTGGCAAGGACAACCCCACCAAGCAGGTGTCACCCGGCTACCGCTTGGATTATTGTGTCGCTATCGTGGTAGTTCTACCGCCCAGGTGCGAAAATGGTTTACAGACATCTGGCATTTGCTGCGTCTATCTTTTAGCGAACGTCCTGCCTGTATACCTAGAGTTTGGCAGATTTGA
- the ureA gene encoding urease subunit gamma: MQLTPQEKDKLLIFTAALLAERRKERGLKLNYPEAIAYISAAILEGARDGRTVADLMSYGTTLLTREDVMEGVSEMVHEVQVEATFPDGTKLVTVHNPIS; encoded by the coding sequence ATGCAACTCACGCCACAGGAAAAGGACAAGTTATTGATTTTTACGGCTGCCTTGTTAGCAGAACGCCGCAAGGAAAGAGGCTTAAAGTTGAATTATCCGGAAGCTATTGCCTATATTTCTGCGGCAATTTTGGAAGGTGCCAGAGATGGACGCACTGTTGCAGATTTAATGAGTTATGGCACAACGCTGCTAACGCGAGAAGATGTGATGGAAGGTGTATCAGAAATGGTGCATGAAGTGCAGGTGGAAGCAACATTTCCTGATGGCACAAAACTGGTTACAGTTCACAATCCAATTTCTTAG
- a CDS encoding class I SAM-dependent methyltransferase, with the protein MSNLRSDLYSAFYYTDPAPIVEFLQWLAVSYNVSNPPQILDIGCGPGRMLPEFAKLGWETTGMEPDPDYFFQATQVAESWENVTVQPGGFGDIDAEKKFDIIAAINGPFYYLLKLEDRIDALQRMFQSLKPGGIMFLAMANFLWILKNFKPQIKRTTTVNGKKIQLVVNHSIDFHNSIFIAEDIFSNDIEEETFNIFNDNPEEIVDLVEVSKFAIIQPSELLYFVQKTGFKNIQTYNSYKARKSEKLTSSHMMLSAQKPI; encoded by the coding sequence GTGAGTAATTTAAGAAGCGATTTATATTCAGCCTTCTACTATACAGATCCGGCTCCCATAGTTGAGTTTCTGCAATGGCTAGCTGTTTCCTATAATGTATCAAATCCGCCACAAATTCTAGATATCGGCTGTGGCCCAGGCCGAATGCTGCCTGAGTTTGCCAAATTAGGCTGGGAAACAACAGGAATGGAACCCGATCCAGATTATTTTTTCCAAGCTACTCAAGTAGCAGAATCTTGGGAAAACGTAACCGTACAGCCTGGTGGATTTGGTGATATTGATGCAGAAAAAAAATTCGATATTATTGCCGCCATTAATGGCCCTTTTTACTACTTGCTAAAGCTTGAAGACAGAATTGATGCCTTACAGCGAATGTTTCAATCGCTGAAACCTGGGGGTATTATGTTCCTGGCTATGGCTAATTTTTTGTGGATTCTTAAGAATTTTAAACCACAAATTAAGAGGACAACAACTGTCAACGGCAAAAAAATTCAACTAGTCGTGAATCACTCTATAGACTTTCATAATAGCATTTTTATTGCTGAAGATATTTTCAGCAATGATATAGAAGAAGAAACGTTTAACATTTTTAACGACAATCCTGAAGAAATAGTTGACCTTGTTGAAGTTAGTAAGTTTGCCATAATTCAACCTTCTGAGTTGCTGTATTTTGTTCAAAAGACAGGTTTTAAAAATATCCAAACTTATAACAGTTACAAGGCTAGAAAAAGCGAAAAATTAACGAGTTCGCATATGATGCTTTCTGCTCAAAAACCGATATAG
- a CDS encoding CHASE3 domain-containing protein, which produces MNFFLIRGLRSVWLNLPIRCRGTIILAIPVSCLLFSLGPLSWLQKNTVQAHYHVQQAQQIRFETHRLLNALVDAETGIRGYSLTRQPEFLEPYSAAIATIPKSLDKLSDRVKYKEQRQRLQKIEIQAQQRMEMLKNTLNAINDETTSPSTLKNLLFQGKSLMDETRRQISIFQEEEERLLKERNQLLKRQQSLTQMTLGLSAIIGIIGAITAAFLFDRLDRELKFREADLRERAIASQNQAEQLNITLQELQEAQARLLQTDQLIQTEKMSSLGQMIAGVAHEINNPVTFIHGNLSHVAQYTQDLLDLLELYQRYYDQSNPEIIELAEAIDLEFLAEDLPKILISMKVGANRIRQIVLSLQSFSRRNETIRRVVDIHQGIDSTLLILQHRLNATASRPSIEIVKEYGTLPFVECYAGYLNQAFMNILSNAIDAVEQYEVEFSPDQMKQHPRRIVIHTQLNQANRDPDGDRVAIRIIDNGPGIPEEIRGRIFDPFFTTKAVGQGVGLGLSTSYQIVVNKHGGELKCFSKPGQGTEFWIEIPVTPPANLSVDDISSLHHLQTSSM; this is translated from the coding sequence ATGAATTTTTTTCTAATTAGAGGGTTGCGCTCTGTCTGGCTCAATTTGCCAATTCGCTGCCGAGGAACTATCATCCTGGCTATTCCCGTGAGCTGTCTGCTTTTTTCGCTTGGCCCGTTGTCATGGCTGCAAAAGAATACAGTGCAGGCTCATTACCATGTCCAACAAGCGCAGCAGATACGTTTTGAAACTCATCGCCTGCTCAATGCTTTGGTGGATGCAGAAACAGGTATTCGAGGATACAGTCTCACTCGTCAGCCGGAATTTTTAGAACCTTATTCAGCAGCGATCGCAACTATTCCTAAATCATTGGACAAACTAAGCGATCGCGTTAAGTATAAAGAGCAGCGTCAACGACTCCAGAAGATTGAAATTCAGGCGCAGCAACGGATGGAGATGTTAAAGAACACTCTTAACGCTATCAACGATGAAACAACCTCCCCATCTACCCTGAAGAACTTGCTTTTCCAAGGCAAATCCTTAATGGATGAGACTCGTCGGCAAATCAGTATTTTTCAGGAAGAGGAAGAGCGTCTGCTAAAAGAACGCAACCAGCTTTTAAAGCGCCAGCAGAGCCTCACTCAGATGACACTGGGTTTATCCGCCATCATTGGCATTATTGGCGCAATTACAGCAGCTTTTCTGTTTGACCGTCTCGATCGAGAACTAAAATTTCGGGAAGCTGATTTACGCGAACGAGCGATCGCATCTCAAAACCAAGCCGAACAGCTTAATATAACTTTGCAAGAACTACAAGAGGCTCAAGCTCGACTGCTTCAAACCGACCAACTAATTCAGACAGAAAAGATGTCCAGCCTCGGTCAAATGATTGCAGGCGTTGCTCATGAAATCAACAACCCAGTTACATTTATTCACGGCAATTTATCCCACGTCGCTCAATACACCCAAGATTTACTCGACCTTTTGGAACTCTACCAGCGCTATTATGACCAATCAAATCCTGAGATTATCGAGCTGGCAGAGGCAATTGATTTAGAATTCCTTGCCGAGGATTTACCCAAAATTCTCATATCAATGAAAGTTGGTGCTAATCGTATCCGACAAATCGTTTTGTCATTGCAAAGCTTCTCCCGGCGAAATGAAACTATTCGGAGAGTTGTTGATATCCACCAAGGCATTGACAGCACCCTACTAATTTTGCAGCATCGTTTGAACGCTACCGCCTCGCGTCCCTCTATTGAAATTGTTAAAGAGTATGGCACACTCCCCTTTGTAGAGTGTTACGCCGGATACTTAAACCAAGCGTTTATGAATATTTTAAGTAATGCGATTGATGCTGTTGAGCAATACGAGGTGGAGTTTTCCCCAGACCAAATGAAGCAGCATCCCAGGCGAATCGTGATTCATACACAATTGAATCAGGCTAATAGAGACCCTGATGGCGATCGCGTAGCGATTCGGATTATTGATAATGGGCCTGGAATACCAGAAGAGATTAGAGGACGCATATTTGACCCGTTTTTCACAACCAAAGCAGTAGGACAGGGGGTGGGATTGGGGCTATCCACTAGCTACCAAATTGTGGTAAATAAGCATGGCGGGGAGCTAAAGTGTTTTAGCAAACCTGGACAAGGTACAGAATTCTGGATTGAAATCCCAGTGACACCTCCGGCAAATTTATCTGTTGACGATATTAGCTCGTTACATCATTTACAAACGTCGTCCATGTAG
- a CDS encoding urease subunit beta, with protein sequence MIPGEIIVQDGEIELNAGRPTFRVIIANSGDRPIQIGSHYHFFEVNEALEFDREQTKGMRLNIPAGTAVRFEPGDEKEVELVPFAGSRQVYGFNARINGSL encoded by the coding sequence ATGATTCCAGGTGAAATCATTGTACAAGACGGAGAAATTGAACTCAATGCAGGCCGTCCCACCTTCAGAGTAATAATTGCTAATTCAGGCGATCGCCCGATTCAAATTGGTTCCCATTATCACTTTTTTGAAGTAAATGAAGCCTTAGAATTTGATAGAGAACAAACCAAAGGAATGCGGCTTAATATCCCAGCCGGGACAGCAGTACGCTTTGAACCAGGAGATGAAAAAGAAGTAGAATTAGTACCCTTTGCAGGTAGCCGTCAAGTCTACGGCTTCAATGCCAGAATCAACGGTTCGCTATAA
- the ureC gene encoding urease subunit alpha, with the protein MSYRMDRRAYAETFGPTVGDRVRLADTELFIEVEQDFTTYGDEVKFGGGKVIRDGMGQSPISNAAGAVDLVITNALILDWWGIVKADIGIKDGRIFKIGKAGNPYIQDNIDIIIGPGTEALAGEGMILTAGGIDSHIHFICPQQIEVAIASGITTMIGGGTGPATGTNATTCTPGPWNIYRMLQAADAFPINLGFLGKGNSSQPEGLVEQVLAGAMGLKLHEDWGTTPATIDTCLSVADEYDVQVAIHTDTLNEAGFVETTINAFKNRVIHTYHTEGAGGGHAPDIIKVCGEANVLPSSTNPTRPYTVNTLNEHLDMLMVCHHLDPSIPEDVAFAESRIRRETIAAEDILHDLGAFSMIASDSQAMGRVGEVIIRTWQTAHKMKVQRGNLSPTPLLQGEAQERADNFRAKRYVAKYTINPAIAHGISQHVGSVEVGKLADLCLWRPAFFGVKPEMVIKGGAIAYSQMGDANASIPTPQPVHMRPMFASFGGAIAATSLTFISQAALEKNIPTQLGLQKPAVAVSGTRQLSKRDMKLNDALPRIEVDPETYEVRADGELLTCEPATILPLAQRYFLF; encoded by the coding sequence ATGAGTTACCGCATGGATCGCCGCGCCTACGCCGAAACCTTTGGCCCCACAGTAGGCGATCGCGTTCGTCTCGCTGACACAGAATTATTTATCGAAGTCGAACAAGACTTCACCACCTACGGGGATGAAGTGAAATTTGGCGGCGGCAAAGTTATCAGAGACGGGATGGGACAATCCCCAATTTCTAACGCTGCTGGTGCTGTAGATTTAGTAATAACCAACGCCTTAATTCTAGATTGGTGGGGAATTGTTAAAGCCGATATTGGCATTAAAGACGGGCGAATTTTCAAAATTGGTAAAGCGGGAAATCCCTATATTCAAGACAACATAGATATTATTATTGGCCCCGGAACCGAAGCACTTGCTGGCGAGGGGATGATTCTCACGGCTGGCGGAATTGACAGCCACATTCACTTTATTTGTCCGCAACAAATTGAGGTAGCGATCGCATCCGGCATCACCACCATGATCGGCGGCGGTACTGGCCCCGCTACGGGTACAAATGCTACCACCTGCACCCCTGGCCCCTGGAACATTTACAGGATGTTACAAGCCGCCGATGCCTTTCCAATTAACCTGGGTTTCTTGGGCAAAGGGAACAGCAGCCAGCCGGAAGGATTGGTAGAGCAAGTTTTAGCGGGAGCGATGGGCTTGAAGCTGCACGAAGACTGGGGAACCACACCAGCAACAATTGATACCTGCTTAAGCGTTGCTGATGAATATGATGTACAAGTAGCAATTCATACTGACACCTTAAACGAAGCTGGTTTTGTGGAAACTACCATCAATGCTTTTAAAAATCGCGTTATCCACACATACCACACGGAAGGAGCTGGGGGAGGTCACGCCCCGGACATCATCAAAGTTTGCGGCGAAGCCAACGTACTACCTTCTTCCACCAATCCTACACGTCCTTACACCGTCAACACCCTAAATGAACACCTAGATATGCTGATGGTCTGCCATCACCTCGATCCAAGCATTCCCGAAGATGTCGCCTTTGCCGAGTCCCGAATTCGGCGCGAGACGATTGCGGCTGAGGATATTCTGCACGATTTAGGCGCATTTAGCATGATTGCCTCAGATTCACAGGCGATGGGACGAGTGGGTGAGGTGATTATTCGCACATGGCAGACGGCGCACAAGATGAAAGTACAGCGGGGAAACCTCTCTCCAACCCCCCTTCTACAAGGAGAAGCTCAAGAAAGGGCAGATAATTTTCGGGCAAAGAGATATGTAGCAAAGTACACTATAAACCCGGCGATCGCTCACGGAATTTCTCAGCACGTCGGTTCAGTAGAAGTGGGGAAACTGGCTGATTTGTGCCTCTGGCGACCAGCATTTTTTGGTGTGAAACCAGAGATGGTGATTAAAGGGGGAGCGATCGCATACTCGCAGATGGGAGATGCCAATGCTAGTATCCCCACCCCGCAACCAGTGCATATGCGTCCGATGTTTGCCAGTTTTGGGGGTGCGATCGCTGCTACCTCCCTCACCTTTATTTCCCAAGCTGCCTTAGAAAAAAACATCCCCACTCAACTTGGTTTACAAAAGCCAGCAGTTGCGGTAAGTGGTACGCGGCAATTGAGCAAGCGGGACATGAAGCTTAATGATGCTCTCCCTCGTATAGAAGTAGACCCTGAAACCTACGAAGTTAGAGCCGATGGAGAATTACTCACTTGCGAACCCGCAACCATCCTACCCTTAGCGCAACGCTACTTTTTATTTTGA
- a CDS encoding hybrid sensor histidine kinase/response regulator, whose amino-acid sequence MKNHSSITQASKTDRILVVDDSPDNLFLVQTILEEEGYQITLAENGRSALAEIEQGPPDLVLLDVMMPGMDGYEVTKRVRDNTKLPFIPILLITAHDHASVVEGLDTGADDFIRKPVQVDELLARVRSLLRLKHSVDERDQIARQREDFVSWLTHDLRTPIVAAERMLALFQQGALGELAPGMQEAVVTMARSNRNLLAMVNTLLEVYRYEAGRKTLTFSPIDLKQLLQEVIEELTPLAGEKNLSLVLDVGDKDAHNKLNSKVVGDRLELHRVFTNLIGNAIKFTDKGSVVVRMVPDTNIVDSDTPSLIMEVQDTGPGIPAEDQAVLFERFRQGNHKRSGSGLGLHLSRRIVEAHQGAIEVKSELGKGSLFRIRLPVQH is encoded by the coding sequence ATGAAGAATCATTCGAGTATCACTCAAGCCTCTAAAACTGACCGTATTCTAGTTGTGGATGATTCTCCGGATAATTTGTTTCTCGTTCAAACCATTCTGGAAGAAGAGGGATATCAAATTACATTAGCGGAGAATGGTCGTTCTGCCCTAGCTGAAATCGAACAAGGCCCACCAGACTTAGTATTGTTGGACGTGATGATGCCAGGGATGGATGGCTATGAAGTCACCAAACGAGTACGAGACAATACTAAGTTGCCGTTTATTCCGATTTTACTAATCACCGCTCACGATCACGCCAGTGTCGTAGAGGGATTAGATACAGGCGCAGATGATTTTATTCGTAAACCAGTGCAAGTAGATGAATTGCTGGCACGGGTGCGATCGCTACTGCGGCTAAAACACAGTGTAGACGAACGCGACCAAATTGCTCGTCAGCGAGAAGATTTTGTCTCCTGGCTCACCCATGACTTGCGGACACCGATAGTCGCAGCTGAGAGGATGCTGGCTTTATTTCAGCAAGGAGCATTGGGAGAACTCGCGCCAGGGATGCAGGAAGCAGTCGTTACAATGGCTCGTAGCAACCGCAACTTACTGGCAATGGTCAACACCTTGCTAGAAGTTTATCGCTATGAAGCAGGTCGTAAGACCCTGACTTTTTCCCCCATTGATCTAAAGCAACTGCTTCAGGAAGTTATTGAAGAACTTACTCCCTTAGCTGGGGAAAAAAATTTGTCTTTGGTGCTAGATGTAGGAGATAAGGACGCTCATAATAAACTTAATAGCAAAGTGGTAGGAGATCGCCTGGAACTTCACCGAGTTTTTACCAACTTAATTGGAAATGCCATCAAGTTTACAGATAAAGGCTCAGTCGTTGTCCGAATGGTGCCAGATACTAACATTGTTGACTCCGATACTCCTTCCCTCATTATGGAAGTCCAAGACACTGGCCCTGGTATCCCAGCAGAAGACCAAGCAGTATTATTTGAGCGATTTCGTCAAGGAAACCACAAGCGTTCCGGTAGTGGTTTAGGGCTACATTTATCTCGTCGGATTGTGGAAGCTCATCAAGGTGCAATTGAGGTTAAATCAGAGTTGGGGAAAGGTAGTTTATTTAGGATTCGCCTTCCTGTTCAACACTGA